From a region of the Leishmania braziliensis MHOM/BR/75/M2904 complete genome, chromosome 2 genome:
- a CDS encoding phosphoglycan beta 1,3 galactosyltransferase: MAHGGTRPLWGGHRIAPGGAAVVEGSSLPYRRDRADCEEDGACFYLMSSSSRLSTAAAAAPQSTARGSNWRRRMCMHWWRRCSQVWLSMGRYRRGTARGAEPEKGPSRGRKWLLGLRAFLLLSLVCSALLFVCLRSYVAHLLRRPRVPGWNATLSILVQHEDAPQRMRLTYSQKVKWIHLPSWTLRVVPANCEDCLDSDTYAPAVQRAAEGLVRMQSEDNARQLAGLRALQHPGCHFEDYRGGRGPHLHGGLPSLAKAPLTTVISEEFLMMKGGPYAVFANVGAPLGRIGPMLYAMRSVTDGIDVAAELPHWRWLQHTSISSPAGAVRPPPYIAVMGIPSADTTSHAQLRDAQRSTWFHYTAVARRENHFQGRLLPLYIFAAPERKAAPDPTWIGQDEDTGPAAAAEFFRPTAQEFSDATNFYYALSAPLSRGGTVPGDFSYRQRRMSLRPQWRTSDLTSSPCGHATSSTVRSGPGNPRPPLAVLADYLRLPVIPAFTAATRFLCEASSGLWLEALQHGNALWIDMLTDRIPTAEKGGAGSSRWEMATAVGMTQKTVLWLEYAYHAFPGVPFIAKSYDDTYIKVPQMVSDFAYVVSGRRHRQLDASSMDDTSRAPATAGVVSGESSSAASRVRLTQSSESECVYWGQLGRQPKGVPYFVGVHYSMTRKVARVVLEKPRETYGVNGLQDVVRLSMLDFNPIFADIYTRTAMTEEDRFIGKVLHDGRARAAQLCPKERITYIEEGPPRFHGLQREVRGTVTWASVVVHYCTPAEMFYLHEYYFVEEHRVRGGATPAEVEAAEKAAQERGAQWILANMNASLDPGWVDLQPMLWVSHGARPENAKARILFIQDGVAVYNITLTAWNHDALRPGGLMTVPHVKVKRDGDTYPVVE; this comes from the coding sequence ATGGCTCACGGAGGCACTCGTCCCCTTTGGGGTGGGCACCGTATCGCTcccggaggtgctgctgttgtggaGGGCAGCTCGCTGCCCTACAGGCGCGACAGAGCGGATTGTGAAGAGGATGGCGCCTGTTTCTACCTAATGTCCTCGTCATCTAGGCTGTctactgcagcagctgctgctccgcaaAGCACCGCCAGAGGAAGCAACTGGCGCCGTCGGATGTGCATGCactggtggaggagatgctCGCAAGTGTGGCTGTCGATGGGCCGATACCGAAGGGGGACGGCCCGGGGTGCAGAGCCAGAGAAAGGGCCCAGTCGAGGGCGGAAGTGGCTACTCGGGCTGCGAGCCTTCCTCCTGCTTAGCCTTGTCTGCAGCGCACTTCTGTTCGTTTGCTTACGCAGTTATGTCGCGCACCTGCTGCGTCGGCCGCGTGTACCGGGGTGGAATGCCACCCTGTCTATCCTGGTTCAGCACGAGGACGCGCCACAGCGCATGCGCCTGACGTACTCCCAAAAGGTAAAGTGGATCCACCTTCCATCATGGACGCTGAGGGTAGTGCCGGCAAACTGTGAGGATTGCCTGGACAGCGACACGTACGCGCCCGCTGTGCAGCGAGCTGCTGAGGGGCTCGTACGAATGCAGAGTGAAGACAACGCGAGGCAACTCGCCGGGTTGCGGGCGTTACAGCACCCGGGGTGCCACTTCGAGGACTATCGGGGTGGTCGGGGCCCTCACCTTCATGGCGGCCTACCCAGTCTGGCAAAGGCGCCGCTCACGACGGTCATTTCGGAGGAGTTCCTCATGATGAAGGGCGGCCCATACGCGGTGTTTGCCAACGTTGGGGCACCGCTGGGCCGGATCGGCCCGATGCTCTAtgcgatgcgcagcgtgACTGACGGTATCGATGTGGCAGCTGAGCTACCTCACTGGCGTTGgctgcagcacaccagcatctcctcccCAGCCGGCGCTGTGAGGCCGCCACCCTACATTGCCGTCATGGGCATCCCCTCTGCTGATACCACCTCCCATGCTCAGTTGCGAGACGCGCAGCGCAGTACGTGGTTCCACTACACGGCCGTTGCACGCCGCGAGAACCACTTTCAAGGGCGCCTTCTGCCCCTGTACATCTTCGCCGCGCCGGAGCGCAAGGCGGCACCGGACCCAACATGGATAGGCCAGGATGAAGACACCggacctgctgctgcggcggagtTTTTTCGGCCAACAGCTCAGGAGTTCTCCGACGCAACCAACTTCTACTACGCACTTTCCGCGCCGCTCTCCAGAGGAGGCACGGTGCCTGGCGACTTCTCGTAtcgccagcgccgcatgTCTCTCCGACCCCAGTGGCGCACATCGGATCTCACGAGCTCGCCCTGTGGTCACGCCACTTCATCAACGGTGCGCAGCGGACCCGGCAACCCGCGTccaccgctggcggtgctggctGATTACCTTCGGCTCCCTGTCATTCCAGCCTTCACCGCGGCGACGCGCTTCTTGTGTGAGGCTTCGAGCGGTCTTTGGCTAGAGGCCCTTCAACACGGCAACGCGCTGTGGATTGACATGTTGACCGACCGCATACCGAcagcagagaagggaggggccGGCAGCAGTCGCTGGGAGATGGCGACGGCTGTGGGGATGACCCAGAAGACAGTGCTATGGCTGGAGTACGCTTACCACGCCTTCCCTGGCGTCCCGTTCATCGCCAAGAGCTACGATGACACCTACATAAAGGTGCCGCAGATGGTGAGCGATTTTGCCTACGTGGTGAGTGgtcggcggcaccgccaaCTCGATGCAAGCTCGATGGATGACACCAGCAGAGCACCGGCTACCGCGGGGGTTGTCAGCGGTGAGTCATCCTCCGCTGCATCTCGGGTGCGGCTGACACAGTCATCAGAGAGCGAATGCGTGTACTGGGGCCAGCTGGGGAGGCAGCCCAAAGGTGTTCCCTATTTTGTGGGAGTGCACTACTCGATGACTCGAAAGGTGGCGCGCGTCGTGTTGGAGAAACCACGTGAGACCTACGGCGTCAACGGACTACAGGACGTGGTGCGGCTCTCCATGCTCGACTTTAACCCCATTTTCGCTGACATCTACACCAGAACCGCGATGACCGAAGAGGATCGCTTTATTGGAAAGGTCCTCCACGATggacgcgcgcgtgctgcgcagctctgTCCGAAGGAGCGTATCACCTACATCGAGGAAGGTCCGCCGCGCTTTCACgggctgcagcgcgaggtgCGCGGCACTGTGACGTGGGCGTCCGTAGTAGTTCACTACTGCACCCCGGCGGAGATGTTTTACTTACACGAGTACTATTTCGTAGAAGAGCACCGGGTGCGTGGCGGTGCCACGCCAGCCGAGGTGGAAGCGGCTGAGAAAGCGGCGCAGGAGCGTGGGGCGCAGTGGATACTCGCGAACATGAATGCCTCGCTGGACCCAGGCTGGGTCGACTTGCAGCCAATGCTTTGGGTGTCGCACGGCGCACGCCCTGAGAATGCAAAGGCGCGAATACTGTTCATACAAGACGGTGTCGCCGTGTACAACATCACCCTCACAGCGTGGAACCATGACGCGCTGAGGCCGGGCGGGCTCATGACGGTGCCGCATGTGAAGGTGAAGCGTGATGGGGACACGTATCCGGTTGTCGAGTGA